From the genome of Psychroserpens ponticola, one region includes:
- a CDS encoding O-acetylhomoserine aminocarboxypropyltransferase/cysteine synthase family protein, which produces MSTQKFATKALHAGHDVTQNGGTRAVPIYQSTAYVFNDSDHAANLFALTEPGNIYTRINNPTNGVLEERLAALEGGIAAVVTASGTSAISTTLLTLLKSGDHIVASSSLYGGTYNLLSVTLPRHGITTTFVDPSNLENFEKAAQENTRAFFIESLGNPKLDVLDIKAISQQAKTFKVPLIVDNTVATPYLLNPIEYGANIVIHSLTKYINGNGTALGGVIIDAGTFDWTNGKFPEFTEPSAGYHGLVYSEALEAAAFIAKVRIEGLRDYGGALSPFNAFQIIQGLETLELRIKKHSENALELAKWLQKQPEVSWVNYPGLESSKYKNLADKYLPNGQSGIVTFGAEGGFESAKKIADTTKLFSLLANIGDTKSLIIHPASTTHQQLSDEAQLTTGVTNDLIRLSVGIENIDDLKTDLKEAFGVLKQTVLASY; this is translated from the coding sequence ATGAGTACACAAAAATTTGCAACAAAAGCGTTGCACGCAGGACATGACGTTACACAAAATGGAGGAACAAGAGCTGTTCCTATTTACCAATCTACTGCTTATGTTTTTAACGATTCAGATCATGCAGCAAATCTATTTGCTCTTACTGAACCTGGAAATATATATACCAGAATAAACAACCCAACAAATGGCGTTTTAGAAGAAAGACTAGCAGCTTTAGAAGGCGGAATAGCAGCAGTTGTTACTGCATCTGGAACATCAGCAATTTCAACTACATTGCTGACTTTGCTTAAATCTGGCGATCATATTGTTGCTTCAAGTAGTTTGTATGGAGGAACCTATAATTTGTTAAGTGTTACACTTCCAAGACATGGAATTACAACAACTTTTGTAGATCCTTCAAATCTAGAAAATTTTGAAAAAGCAGCTCAAGAAAACACACGTGCCTTTTTTATTGAATCTTTAGGAAATCCTAAACTAGATGTATTGGATATTAAAGCTATTTCTCAACAAGCTAAAACATTTAAAGTGCCTTTAATTGTTGATAATACGGTTGCTACACCTTATTTGTTAAATCCTATAGAGTATGGTGCTAATATTGTAATACACTCTTTAACCAAATACATTAATGGTAATGGAACTGCGCTTGGAGGCGTCATTATTGATGCTGGAACTTTTGATTGGACTAACGGGAAATTCCCAGAATTCACAGAGCCTTCTGCTGGTTATCATGGTTTGGTCTATAGCGAAGCTCTAGAAGCAGCAGCATTTATTGCAAAAGTTAGAATTGAAGGGCTAAGAGATTATGGAGGTGCTTTAAGTCCATTTAATGCATTTCAAATTATTCAAGGCTTAGAAACACTAGAACTTCGAATAAAAAAACATAGTGAAAATGCACTTGAATTAGCAAAATGGCTGCAAAAACAACCTGAAGTTTCTTGGGTAAATTATCCTGGATTAGAATCTAGTAAGTATAAAAATTTAGCAGATAAGTATTTACCAAATGGTCAAAGTGGAATTGTAACGTTTGGTGCTGAAGGTGGTTTTGAATCTGCTAAGAAAATTGCAGATACAACTAAGCTTTTTTCTTTACTAGCTAATATTGGTGACACAAAATCTTTGATTATTCATCCTGCTAGTACAACGCACCAACAATTGAGTGATGAAGCTCAACTAACTACAGGTGTTACAAATGATTTGATTCGTTTATCTGTCGGAATTGAAAATATAGATGACTTAAAGACTGATCTTAAGGAAGCTTTTGGAGTTCTTAAACAAACGGTTTTAGCATCATATTAA
- the metH gene encoding methionine synthase has product MKKRNKYLTLSGLEPLVVSPESNFINIGERTNVTGSRKFLRLIKEDNYDEALSVARDQVEGGAQILDVNMDEGMLDGEFAMTKFLNLIASEPDIARIPLMIDSSKWDIIEAGLQVVQGKCVVNSISLKEGETEFIRQAKLVMRYGAAVIVMAFDEVGQADTYKRRIEICKRSYDILVHQVYFPPQDIIFDPNIFPVATGMDEHRLNALDFFNATKWICENLPYANVSGGVSNVSFSFRGNNVVREAINSAFLYHAIQHGMNLGIVNPTMLEVYDEIPKDLLEHVENVLFDKSNDATDRLLDFAETVKGNKKEDVTKILEWRNEPLQDRITHSLVKGIDAFIIEDVEEARLASAKPIEVIERHLMVGMNVVGDLFGSGKMFLPQVVKSARVMKKAVAYLQPFIEAEKDGKQEFAGKILMATVKGDVHDIGKNIVSVVLGCNNYEIIDLGVMVPPEKIIDAAIKENVDVIGLSGLITPSLDEMVYLSKAMKKENLTIPLIIGGATTSKAHTSIKIAPNYEHTVVHINDASRAVTVVGNLLQKDNQIYKDQIRVEYDKFRVQFLSRSKRKEYISIEDARKNKYQINWKTTEIVKPNQLGIQIIDDFDVRKLEAFIDWSPFFRSWDLHGKYPDILKDDIVGTQALELFKDAQNLLKRIFEEQLLKAKAVFGLFPANSVNDDDIEVTMSPRAQSRGHNDEQTYTFLTLRQQLKKREGIPNHALADFIAPKDLGIQDYIGSFCVTTGFGTQELAQQFEADNDDYNSIMIKALADRLAEAFAEYLHKEVRTKHWCYAQNEDLTNDELIKETYKGIRPAPGYPACPDHLEKATIWALLDVEKNIGVKLTENLAMWPAASVSGYYFGNSEAKYFGLGKIAKDQLKMYAKRRKISEEIANKWLNPNLAET; this is encoded by the coding sequence ATGAAGAAACGAAATAAATATTTAACGCTATCTGGTCTTGAACCTCTAGTTGTATCTCCAGAAAGTAACTTTATTAATATTGGTGAGCGAACTAATGTTACTGGTTCTAGAAAGTTTCTAAGATTAATTAAAGAAGATAACTATGATGAAGCACTAAGTGTTGCAAGAGATCAAGTTGAAGGTGGTGCTCAAATTCTAGATGTTAATATGGATGAAGGCATGTTAGATGGTGAATTTGCAATGACTAAATTTCTTAATCTTATTGCGTCAGAACCTGATATTGCTCGAATTCCATTAATGATTGATAGTTCTAAATGGGACATTATAGAAGCTGGACTTCAAGTTGTTCAAGGAAAATGCGTCGTCAATTCTATAAGTTTAAAAGAAGGAGAAACCGAATTTATCCGACAAGCAAAACTCGTTATGCGTTATGGAGCTGCTGTAATTGTTATGGCTTTTGACGAAGTTGGTCAAGCAGATACTTACAAGCGACGCATTGAAATTTGTAAACGTTCCTATGATATTTTGGTGCATCAAGTTTACTTTCCGCCTCAAGACATTATTTTCGATCCTAATATTTTTCCTGTTGCTACAGGAATGGATGAACATCGTTTAAATGCCTTGGATTTTTTCAATGCTACAAAATGGATTTGCGAAAATTTACCATACGCTAATGTTTCAGGAGGTGTGAGTAATGTGTCATTTTCTTTTAGAGGAAATAATGTGGTTCGTGAAGCTATTAACTCTGCGTTTTTATATCATGCCATTCAACACGGAATGAATTTAGGAATCGTTAATCCAACAATGCTTGAAGTTTATGATGAAATTCCGAAGGATTTATTAGAGCATGTTGAAAATGTTTTGTTTGATAAAAGTAATGATGCAACAGATCGATTACTTGATTTTGCCGAAACTGTTAAAGGCAATAAAAAGGAAGATGTAACCAAAATTTTAGAATGGAGAAACGAGCCATTACAAGACCGAATAACACATAGTCTCGTTAAAGGAATCGATGCCTTTATTATTGAGGATGTTGAAGAAGCACGATTGGCTTCAGCGAAACCCATTGAAGTTATCGAAAGGCATTTAATGGTTGGAATGAATGTGGTTGGTGATCTCTTCGGAAGCGGGAAAATGTTCTTACCTCAAGTCGTGAAATCAGCACGTGTAATGAAAAAGGCTGTTGCTTATTTACAACCTTTTATTGAAGCTGAAAAAGATGGTAAACAAGAGTTTGCAGGTAAAATTTTAATGGCAACAGTAAAAGGTGATGTACATGATATAGGTAAAAATATTGTCAGTGTAGTTTTAGGCTGTAATAACTATGAAATCATCGATTTGGGTGTCATGGTGCCTCCAGAAAAAATAATAGATGCAGCAATCAAAGAAAATGTTGATGTCATCGGACTAAGTGGATTGATAACGCCATCACTTGATGAAATGGTATACCTTTCGAAAGCTATGAAAAAGGAAAATTTAACCATACCATTAATCATTGGTGGTGCAACCACATCTAAAGCACATACATCAATAAAAATTGCTCCAAATTATGAGCATACTGTGGTTCATATAAATGATGCTTCAAGAGCAGTAACAGTTGTAGGCAATTTGTTGCAGAAAGACAATCAAATCTATAAAGATCAAATACGAGTAGAATACGATAAATTTCGCGTGCAATTTTTGTCTAGAAGTAAACGTAAAGAATATATATCTATAGAAGATGCTCGAAAAAATAAATATCAAATCAATTGGAAAACAACTGAAATTGTAAAACCTAATCAGTTAGGAATTCAAATTATTGACGATTTTGATGTTAGAAAACTTGAAGCATTTATTGACTGGAGTCCGTTTTTTAGAAGCTGGGATTTACATGGAAAATATCCAGATATTTTAAAGGATGATATTGTTGGTACTCAAGCGCTAGAACTGTTTAAAGATGCTCAAAACCTTTTGAAGCGCATTTTTGAGGAACAACTGTTGAAAGCTAAAGCTGTTTTCGGTTTGTTTCCAGCGAACTCGGTTAATGATGATGATATTGAAGTGACCATGTCACCTCGAGCGCAGTCAAGAGGTCACAATGATGAACAAACGTACACGTTCCTAACACTTCGGCAACAACTGAAGAAAAGAGAAGGAATTCCAAATCATGCTCTAGCAGATTTTATTGCTCCAAAAGATTTAGGGATTCAAGATTATATTGGCTCATTTTGTGTTACCACAGGTTTCGGTACTCAAGAATTGGCGCAACAATTTGAAGCTGATAATGATGATTATAATTCAATTATGATTAAAGCATTAGCAGACCGATTGGCTGAAGCTTTTGCAGAATATTTACACAAAGAAGTGAGAACGAAACATTGGTGTTATGCTCAAAATGAAGACTTAACTAATGATGAGCTAATTAAAGAAACTTACAAAGGAATTCGTCCAGCTCCTGGTTATCCTGCATGTCCAGATCATTTAGAGAAAGCTACTATTTGGGCACTATTAGATGTAGAAAAAAATATTGGTGTAAAGCTAACTGAAAACTTAGCCATGTGGCCAGCTGCAAGTGTAAGTGGTTATTATTTTGGAAATTCTGAAGCAAAGTATTTCGGATTAGGAAAAATAGCAAAAGATCAATTAAAAATGTATGCCAAAAGAAGAAAAATCTCTGAAGAAATAGCTAATAAATGGTTAAACCCAAACCTTGCAGAAACTTAA
- a CDS encoding homocysteine S-methyltransferase family protein, whose amino-acid sequence MSTIVEEISKRILVLDGAMGTMLQRYNFSEDDFRGKRFKNYPTSLKGNNDLLSLTQPQAIADVHKLYFIAGADIVETNTFSGTTIAMADYNMEDLVYELNYESAKIAKKVADEFSKSNPKKPRFVAGSIGPTNKTASMSPDVNKPEYRAITFDELRVAYKLQVEALIDGGVDVLLVETIFDTLNAKAALFAIEEVKEERQFDIPIMVSGTITDASGRTLSGQTVEAFLTSISHIPLLSVGFNCALGAEQLKPYLQRLSHETDFYTSAHPNAGLPNAFGEYDQSAKQMQVLIEDYLKDGLINIIGGCCGTNPEHIKAIAEVAENYLPRTTVCSNIVEN is encoded by the coding sequence ATGAGTACTATTGTTGAAGAAATATCAAAACGAATTTTAGTGCTTGATGGCGCTATGGGAACTATGTTGCAACGTTATAATTTTTCCGAAGATGATTTTAGAGGCAAACGTTTCAAAAATTATCCAACCTCATTAAAAGGGAATAATGATTTATTGTCACTAACACAGCCACAAGCAATTGCAGATGTTCATAAATTGTATTTTATAGCAGGAGCAGATATCGTAGAAACCAATACCTTTTCGGGAACAACCATTGCTATGGCAGATTACAATATGGAAGATTTGGTTTATGAACTAAATTACGAATCTGCAAAAATAGCTAAGAAAGTAGCTGATGAATTTTCTAAATCTAATCCTAAAAAACCTCGATTTGTAGCTGGAAGTATTGGGCCTACAAATAAGACTGCTAGTATGTCTCCAGATGTTAATAAACCAGAATATAGAGCCATCACTTTTGATGAATTAAGAGTTGCTTATAAGTTGCAAGTTGAAGCTTTAATTGATGGTGGAGTAGATGTCCTTTTAGTTGAAACCATTTTTGATACACTAAATGCCAAAGCCGCTTTATTTGCTATTGAAGAAGTTAAAGAAGAACGTCAATTTGATATTCCTATTATGGTGTCAGGTACAATCACTGATGCTTCAGGACGTACACTATCTGGTCAAACTGTTGAAGCATTTTTAACGTCTATTTCTCATATTCCTCTTTTAAGTGTCGGATTTAATTGTGCCTTAGGCGCAGAACAACTCAAACCTTATTTACAACGTCTGTCACATGAAACGGACTTTTATACTTCTGCACATCCTAATGCAGGTTTACCTAATGCTTTTGGTGAGTACGATCAATCTGCAAAACAAATGCAGGTATTGATTGAAGATTATCTTAAAGACGGATTAATAAATATTATAGGTGGTTGCTGCGGAACAAATCCTGAGCACATTAAAGCGATTGCTGAAGTTGCTGAAAATTATTTACCTAGAACAACTGTCTGTTCGAACATAGTCGAGAACTAA
- the metF gene encoding methylenetetrahydrofolate reductase [NAD(P)H], which yields MKVTEHIKKANGNTQFSFEILPPLKGQHIQSIFNNIDPLMEFKPPFIDVTYHREEYVYKELENGLLKKQVVKKRPGTVGICAAIQNRYNVDAIPHILCGGFTKEDTENFLIDLDFLGIDNVMALRGDAVKTETYFKPEKEGHVYASELVSQITELNKGRYLDEELKNTSETNFCVGVGAYPEKHMEAPSLDSDIHFLKKKIKNGAEYIVTQMFFDNKKYFDFVDKCRSEGITVPIIPGLKPIATKKQLNLIPHRFHVDLPEDLILEIVKCKNNEQVKQVGIEWCVTQSLELQKAKIPVLHYYSMGKSDNIKTIASKVF from the coding sequence ATGAAAGTAACAGAACACATAAAAAAAGCAAATGGGAACACTCAGTTTTCATTTGAAATATTACCACCTTTAAAAGGGCAACATATTCAATCTATCTTTAATAATATTGATCCTTTAATGGAATTTAAACCACCTTTTATAGATGTTACTTATCATAGAGAAGAATATGTTTATAAAGAACTAGAAAACGGTCTTTTGAAAAAACAAGTTGTTAAAAAAAGACCAGGAACTGTTGGTATTTGTGCCGCAATTCAAAACAGATATAATGTAGATGCAATACCTCATATCTTATGTGGTGGATTTACAAAAGAAGACACAGAGAATTTCTTAATAGATCTTGATTTTTTAGGAATTGATAATGTTATGGCATTGCGAGGTGATGCCGTAAAAACGGAAACGTATTTCAAGCCAGAAAAAGAAGGACATGTGTATGCAAGCGAGTTAGTAAGTCAAATTACTGAATTAAATAAAGGTAGGTATTTAGATGAGGAATTAAAAAACACTTCTGAAACCAATTTTTGTGTTGGTGTTGGTGCTTATCCAGAAAAGCATATGGAAGCTCCAAGTTTAGATAGTGATATTCATTTTTTGAAAAAGAAAATTAAAAATGGAGCAGAATATATTGTGACGCAAATGTTTTTTGACAATAAAAAGTATTTTGATTTTGTAGATAAATGTAGAAGTGAAGGTATTACTGTTCCTATTATTCCAGGTTTAAAACCTATTGCAACTAAAAAGCAACTCAATTTAATTCCACATCGATTTCATGTAGATCTACCTGAAGATTTGATACTTGAAATTGTGAAATGTAAAAATAATGAGCAGGTCAAACAAGTCGGAATTGAATGGTGTGTCACACAATCTTTAGAACTTCAAAAGGCAAAAATCCCTGTATTACATTATTATTCAATGGGTAAGAGTGATAATATAAAAACCATTGCGTCTAAGGTGTTTTAA
- a CDS encoding alpha/beta fold hydrolase: MSSLKYITISSFELNSKTTQDIILSYQLFGKPLNEAPIVLVNHALTGNSNVCGKEGWWSDLIGENKCIDTNQFAILAFNIPGNGYDNVEKHLIENYKDFTARTIAEIFSIGLKSLQINKLFAVIGGSVGGGIAWELAALEPNLATHLIPVASDWKSTDWLIANCHIQDSILNNSSLPLVDARMHAMTLYRTPESFTNKFQRTEVSKERFNVESWLDYHGKVLSKRFNLSAYKLMNQILKTIDITKNRGTFNEVVGAINSTIHMVTIPSDLFFKSDDNWNAYVDLKLTRDNVNISEIKSIHGHDAFLIEYEQLIKILKPIFDSSYQSIYNETLKKCL; this comes from the coding sequence ATGTCGTCATTAAAATATATAACGATTTCAAGTTTTGAGCTAAATTCAAAAACAACTCAAGATATAATATTATCCTATCAGCTTTTTGGGAAGCCTCTAAATGAAGCACCAATTGTTTTGGTTAATCATGCTTTGACAGGGAATTCTAATGTCTGTGGAAAAGAGGGTTGGTGGAGTGATTTAATAGGTGAAAATAAATGTATTGATACCAATCAATTTGCAATTTTAGCGTTTAATATTCCTGGAAATGGATATGATAATGTAGAAAAACATCTTATTGAAAATTATAAAGACTTTACTGCTAGAACTATTGCTGAAATTTTTTCAATCGGATTGAAGTCCTTACAAATTAATAAGTTATTCGCTGTAATTGGAGGGTCTGTTGGTGGAGGAATTGCATGGGAACTTGCAGCTTTGGAGCCAAATTTAGCAACACATTTAATTCCTGTTGCTAGCGATTGGAAATCTACAGATTGGTTAATTGCTAATTGCCACATACAAGATTCAATTTTGAATAATTCAAGTTTACCATTAGTTGATGCTAGAATGCACGCTATGACTTTATATAGAACTCCAGAATCGTTCACTAATAAGTTTCAACGAACAGAAGTTTCTAAAGAAAGATTTAATGTAGAGAGCTGGTTAGATTATCATGGCAAAGTATTGAGTAAACGATTTAATTTATCGGCCTATAAGTTGATGAACCAGATTTTAAAAACCATTGATATAACTAAAAATAGAGGAACTTTTAATGAAGTTGTTGGTGCAATAAATTCAACAATTCATATGGTGACTATTCCTAGTGATTTGTTTTTTAAATCTGATGATAATTGGAATGCATATGTCGATTTAAAACTAACTCGAGATAATGTCAATATTTCTGAAATTAAATCCATTCATGGTCATGATGCTTTTCTAATCGAGTACGAGCAACTTATAAAAATCCTTAAACCAATTTTCGATTCAAGTTACCAATCTATTTATAACGAGACTTTAAAGAAATGCTTATGA
- a CDS encoding head GIN domain-containing protein — translation MKKLLYIILALVVFSCNNENTPDCFQNSGDIIQEEFNVNVFTEITVFPRIELIVKQDPIQKVVVETGAYLLNDIEVKVVNNRLLITNNNACNINRDYGITKVYVSVPNLTEIRNGSGLTVRSDGVLAFDELRLVSEDFNADGDVNSDGDFNVKVDCIQLDCVINNLSTIFIRGEVENLFVGYYSGDSRFEGRNLIAQNIRIFQRSSNDLVINPQLSLTGEIRSTGDVIVVNTPPTIDVERFYTGRLIFE, via the coding sequence ATGAAAAAATTACTTTATATAATTTTAGCACTTGTAGTGTTTTCATGTAATAATGAAAATACACCAGACTGTTTTCAAAATTCTGGTGATATTATTCAAGAAGAGTTTAATGTAAATGTATTTACCGAAATTACAGTTTTTCCTAGAATTGAGCTCATTGTAAAACAGGATCCAATACAGAAAGTTGTTGTTGAAACTGGTGCGTATTTATTGAATGATATTGAAGTAAAAGTGGTCAATAACAGATTACTAATCACTAACAATAACGCCTGTAATATTAATAGAGATTATGGTATTACCAAAGTGTATGTAAGTGTTCCAAATTTAACCGAAATTAGAAACGGTTCAGGATTAACAGTGCGTAGCGATGGTGTTCTGGCTTTTGATGAGTTGAGATTGGTTTCAGAAGATTTTAATGCAGATGGAGATGTAAATAGCGATGGAGACTTTAATGTGAAAGTCGATTGTATTCAGTTAGATTGTGTGATTAATAATCTCTCTACGATTTTTATAAGAGGAGAAGTTGAAAATTTGTTTGTAGGTTATTATTCAGGTGATTCGCGTTTTGAAGGTCGAAATTTAATCGCTCAAAACATTCGAATTTTTCAACGAAGTAGTAACGATTTAGTCATAAATCCACAATTATCACTTACAGGAGAAATTAGAAGTACAGGTGATGTGATTGTTGTGAATACACCTCCAACAATAGATGTTGAACGCTTCTACACAGGTAGATTAATTTTTGAATAA
- a CDS encoding pyridoxal phosphate-dependent aminotransferase encodes MQTSKLAEGLKGSEIIKIAGEVRALKAKGDIIYNQTIGDFDASIFPIPNELKEEIVSAYHNNQTNYPAANGMEALRESVSSYLSKNLELEYSKNEILISGGARPLIYAVYQTILDLEDTVLYPVPSWNNDAYTYLARNNAVIVETKPENKFMPTVGDIQPHIQHVNLIALCSPLNPTGTTFDKQTLTEISQLVVIENKRRAIQNIKPLYVLYDQIYWQLTYGTTKHYNPVELVPEMRDYTIFVDGISKAFAATGVRVGWAFGPSHVIDKMKAMLSHIGAWAPKAEQMATASYLNQSEAVSNYLKHIKSELDFRLNHFYEGFQELKSKGLPVNAIEPEAALYLTVQFDLIGKKTSNGKILTTIQEVTSYLLIEAKLAIVPFYAFGTSIDSNWFRLSVGTSKKEDISTVFELLKQALTDLS; translated from the coding sequence ATGCAAACATCAAAATTAGCCGAAGGATTAAAAGGTTCAGAAATCATAAAAATTGCTGGAGAAGTCAGAGCTTTAAAAGCTAAAGGAGATATAATTTATAACCAAACTATTGGTGATTTTGATGCGAGTATTTTTCCTATTCCAAATGAGTTAAAAGAAGAAATCGTTTCGGCTTACCATAACAATCAAACGAATTATCCTGCTGCAAATGGCATGGAAGCACTTCGTGAAAGCGTTTCCTCTTATTTGTCTAAGAACCTTGAACTTGAGTATTCTAAAAATGAAATCTTAATTTCTGGAGGAGCAAGACCATTAATTTACGCAGTATATCAAACAATTTTAGACCTCGAAGATACTGTGTTATATCCTGTGCCTTCATGGAATAATGATGCCTATACCTATCTAGCTCGTAATAATGCTGTTATTGTTGAAACCAAGCCTGAAAATAAATTTATGCCTACAGTTGGCGACATTCAACCACATATTCAACATGTGAATTTAATAGCACTCTGTTCGCCGTTAAATCCAACAGGAACAACTTTTGATAAACAAACTCTAACTGAAATTTCTCAATTAGTTGTTATCGAAAACAAACGTAGAGCCATCCAAAACATAAAACCTTTGTATGTACTTTACGATCAAATCTATTGGCAATTAACTTATGGAACGACAAAGCATTATAATCCAGTTGAACTCGTGCCTGAAATGCGAGATTATACCATTTTTGTCGATGGAATTTCAAAAGCATTCGCTGCTACAGGAGTACGTGTAGGTTGGGCTTTTGGTCCTAGTCATGTTATTGATAAAATGAAGGCCATGTTAAGTCATATTGGTGCTTGGGCTCCTAAAGCAGAGCAAATGGCTACTGCTTCATATTTAAATCAATCGGAAGCCGTGTCTAATTATTTAAAACATATCAAAAGCGAATTAGATTTTAGATTAAATCACTTTTACGAAGGGTTTCAAGAACTTAAATCTAAAGGTTTGCCAGTAAATGCTATTGAACCAGAAGCGGCTTTGTACTTAACAGTTCAGTTTGATCTCATAGGCAAAAAAACTTCAAATGGAAAAATCTTAACTACAATTCAAGAAGTGACAAGTTATTTGCTTATTGAAGCCAAACTAGCAATTGTTCCATTTTATGCTTTTGGAACATCGATAGATTCTAATTGGTTTAGACTTTCTGTAGGTACCTCTAAGAAAGAAGATATCTCAACGGTTTTTGAATTATTAAAGCAAGCACTTACAGATTTATCATAA
- a CDS encoding acyloxyacyl hydrolase — translation MKFNLTILLTLCCGFLFSQDEKDNIFTLDANLFSGTILEHNPDIAHLITDHPKGFILSYNKKTYGFKDWESRFNYPDWGFSFIYQDMKNPVLGENYSLYAHYNFYFLKRNLNLRIGQGIAYNTNPYDKETNFKNNAYGSHLLSTTYVMFNYKKENLFKGFGLQAGISVIHYSNANFKAPNTSTNTFVFNVGTNYMFDYESEPEYIPSTENKKFKEKIKYNLAFRTGVNESDIIDVGQFPFYIVSAYADKRLNRKSAIQVGTDVFFSKFLEELIYFYSVAFPELDVSGDEDWKRVGVFVGHELFINKMSIVTQLGYYIYYPYDFEGRVYNRVGMKRYFGDRFFGAITLKSHGAKAEAVEFGIGVRL, via the coding sequence ATGAAGTTTAACCTTACTATCTTATTGACACTTTGTTGTGGATTCTTGTTTTCACAAGATGAAAAAGACAATATCTTTACTTTAGATGCGAACCTGTTTTCTGGTACTATTTTAGAACATAATCCAGACATTGCTCATCTAATTACAGACCATCCCAAAGGATTTATTTTAAGTTACAACAAAAAAACTTACGGTTTTAAAGATTGGGAAAGTCGATTTAATTATCCAGATTGGGGATTTTCTTTCATTTATCAGGATATGAAAAACCCTGTTTTAGGAGAGAATTATAGTTTGTATGCGCATTATAATTTTTACTTTCTAAAGCGAAATCTCAATTTAAGAATTGGTCAAGGGATTGCATATAATACTAACCCTTATGATAAAGAAACGAATTTTAAAAACAATGCTTACGGATCACATTTGTTGAGTACGACGTATGTGATGTTCAATTATAAGAAAGAAAATTTATTTAAAGGATTTGGTTTGCAAGCAGGTATTTCTGTTATACATTATTCTAATGCTAATTTTAAAGCACCTAACACATCAACAAATACATTTGTTTTTAATGTAGGAACAAATTATATGTTCGATTACGAAAGCGAACCTGAATATATTCCTTCTACTGAAAACAAAAAATTCAAGGAGAAAATCAAATATAATTTAGCATTCAGAACAGGTGTTAACGAAAGTGATATTATTGATGTTGGTCAATTTCCCTTTTATATAGTATCAGCTTATGCAGATAAGCGTTTAAATCGAAAAAGTGCCATTCAAGTGGGAACAGATGTGTTCTTTTCTAAGTTTTTAGAAGAGCTAATTTATTTCTATTCTGTAGCCTTTCCTGAGTTGGATGTTTCTGGTGACGAAGACTGGAAGCGTGTTGGTGTTTTTGTTGGTCACGAGTTATTTATTAATAAAATGTCTATCGTCACACAATTGGGTTATTATATTTATTATCCATATGATTTTGAAGGACGTGTTTATAACAGAGTTGGAATGAAACGTTATTTTGGAGATAGATTCTTTGGAGCAATTACTCTAAAGTCGCATGGAGCTAAAGCTGAAGCAGTAGAATTTGGAATAGGAGTCAGATTATGA